One Salipiger sp. CCB-MM3 genomic window carries:
- a CDS encoding aldehyde dehydrogenase family protein — protein sequence MTFAFDPARLPLPNRHFIGGEYVSGDEAIELVSPSTGQRLGAIPCADAALVDRAVMSARNALRTSGWAGLQPRARLRALHAWADLIEQEAETLAMLEAVCSSRPYAGALAGDVMVTAEQIRFFAEFADKEAGTLVPTSDAQFGFISDHPYGVIGAITPWNFPISMAAWKLGPALAAGNAVVLKPSEMTPYTTLYLAELSVKAGIPAGLINIVLGDGPTTGAAITGHPGIDKVSFTGSTRAGAAIMENIARCGIKPMTLELGGKSPMVVFADADLDVTADALTTGIIPNAGQFCVAGSRMIVEASVADELAAKLSERFAKITPSETHSAEAGFSPIISEKQLARIDSIVRAAQDEGAELICGGGRFDHAGAFYRPTLIGGVDETNPAVREEIFGPVATFQTFETEEQAMALASHPTYGLAAGLFTRDLSRAMRLTRDLEAGTVWVNRYGRTRDHILPTGGWKASGLGKDLGREAYLANRRTKSVLIDL from the coding sequence ATGACGTTCGCTTTCGATCCCGCCCGGCTGCCACTGCCGAACCGGCATTTTATCGGAGGCGAATATGTGTCCGGCGATGAGGCGATCGAGCTTGTCTCGCCCTCGACCGGTCAGCGCCTTGGGGCCATTCCCTGCGCCGACGCCGCGCTTGTGGACCGCGCCGTGATGAGCGCGCGCAACGCGCTGCGCACCTCGGGCTGGGCCGGGCTGCAGCCGCGCGCCCGTCTGCGCGCCCTGCACGCATGGGCCGATCTCATCGAGCAGGAGGCCGAAACGCTGGCGATGCTCGAAGCGGTCTGCTCTTCGCGCCCCTATGCCGGGGCGCTGGCGGGTGACGTCATGGTGACCGCCGAGCAGATCCGCTTTTTCGCTGAGTTCGCCGACAAGGAGGCGGGCACGCTGGTGCCGACCTCGGACGCCCAGTTCGGTTTCATCTCGGATCATCCTTACGGTGTCATCGGGGCGATCACCCCGTGGAACTTCCCGATCTCCATGGCCGCGTGGAAGCTGGGCCCGGCGCTCGCGGCAGGCAATGCGGTGGTGCTGAAGCCTTCGGAGATGACCCCCTACACCACGCTCTACCTTGCCGAACTGTCGGTGAAAGCGGGCATTCCCGCCGGGCTCATCAACATCGTGCTGGGCGACGGGCCGACCACCGGCGCCGCGATCACCGGCCATCCGGGCATCGACAAAGTGTCTTTCACCGGCTCCACCCGCGCCGGGGCGGCGATCATGGAAAACATCGCCCGCTGCGGCATCAAGCCGATGACGCTGGAGCTTGGCGGCAAGAGCCCGATGGTGGTTTTCGCCGATGCCGACCTCGACGTCACCGCCGACGCGCTGACCACCGGCATCATCCCGAACGCCGGGCAATTCTGCGTCGCGGGCTCGCGGATGATCGTCGAGGCGAGCGTCGCGGATGAGCTGGCGGCGAAACTGTCGGAGCGCTTTGCCAAGATCACCCCGTCGGAGACCCATAGCGCCGAGGCCGGGTTCTCGCCGATCATTTCCGAAAAGCAACTGGCGCGGATCGACAGCATCGTCCGCGCCGCGCAGGACGAGGGTGCCGAGCTGATCTGCGGCGGCGGGCGGTTCGATCACGCCGGGGCCTTCTATCGCCCGACGCTGATCGGCGGCGTCGACGAGACCAACCCCGCCGTGCGCGAAGAGATCTTTGGCCCGGTCGCCACCTTCCAGACCTTCGAGACCGAAGAGCAGGCCATGGCGCTTGCCAGCCACCCGACCTATGGGCTGGCAGCTGGTCTCTTCACCCGTGACCTGTCGCGCGCCATGCGCCTGACCCGCGATCTCGAAGCGGGCACGGTCTGGGTCAACCGCTATGGCCGCACCCGCGACCACATCCTGCCGACCGGGGGCTGGAAGGCCTCGGGGCTGGGCAAGGATCTGGGCCGCGAGGCCTATCTCGCCAACCGCCGGACCAAGTCGGTGCTGATCGACCTGTGA
- a CDS encoding acyltransferase family protein yields MMIYNLQVLRAVAAAMVVLHHLREALAEAFPSVVEIEVGAAGVDIFFVLSGVVITLTEEGRNDGAFAFLKRRALRIVPMYWLTLWLIGLALFAGLSPIGVQPEDGTVGKMLLSMFFIPFEREHGAIMPLLGVGWTLNYEAFFYVVVAILLVLPGRFRSGALVVVMLLLSLAGVLLQPDSVAGQFYLNPILLEFAAGVVLAQLWLNWTGVVQSGAVVGTALLCVGIALFAFAARPEEFTFLMRDRVLWFGIPAVCCVAGALLLERSGHSLRTGWLQWLGAASYVLYLSHAIVIQVAEKAFARLNLALDETIAALSFAATVFVAAHLVGVALHLYLERPITLKLKSKRAPAQRERAAAGR; encoded by the coding sequence ATGATGATCTACAATCTTCAGGTTCTGCGTGCGGTAGCAGCGGCGATGGTCGTCCTGCACCACTTACGGGAAGCGTTGGCAGAAGCTTTTCCTTCAGTGGTCGAGATCGAAGTCGGCGCGGCAGGTGTGGACATTTTCTTCGTCCTCTCCGGCGTGGTCATCACCTTAACAGAGGAGGGGCGCAACGACGGTGCATTCGCTTTTCTAAAACGACGGGCTCTTCGCATCGTACCTATGTATTGGCTAACGCTCTGGCTCATCGGGCTGGCGCTGTTCGCAGGCCTTTCGCCGATTGGCGTTCAACCTGAGGATGGCACCGTCGGCAAAATGCTCCTTTCTATGTTCTTCATCCCGTTCGAGCGGGAGCATGGAGCCATCATGCCATTGCTCGGGGTTGGCTGGACACTCAACTATGAGGCATTTTTCTACGTGGTCGTCGCCATCCTGTTGGTCTTGCCGGGGCGTTTCCGATCCGGCGCGTTGGTGGTGGTAATGCTCTTGCTGTCTCTGGCCGGCGTGCTGCTGCAACCCGATAGCGTCGCCGGACAGTTCTATCTCAATCCAATTTTGCTAGAATTCGCGGCGGGCGTCGTGCTCGCGCAGCTCTGGCTGAATTGGACGGGCGTGGTGCAAAGCGGAGCAGTGGTCGGCACTGCGCTTCTCTGTGTCGGGATCGCTCTGTTCGCCTTCGCAGCGCGACCCGAGGAGTTTACCTTCCTGATGCGAGACCGCGTGCTTTGGTTCGGCATACCGGCAGTCTGCTGCGTGGCGGGAGCGCTCCTCCTCGAGCGCTCGGGTCATTCTCTGCGCACCGGGTGGCTGCAATGGCTGGGCGCTGCGAGCTACGTCCTCTATCTCAGCCACGCCATAGTTATCCAAGTGGCGGAGAAAGCGTTCGCAAGACTGAACTTGGCGCTGGATGAGACCATCGCTGCGCTAAGCTTCGCCGCAACCGTCTTTGTGGCAGCACATCTCGTCGGGGTCGCCCTACATCTGTATCTTGAAAGACCGATCACACTTAAACTGAAATCCAAACGAGCCCCGGCGCAACGCGAACGCGCGGCAGCCGGGCGCTAG
- a CDS encoding sulfotransferase → MSNLIYIIGSGRSGSTVIERVLNSAPRVCGVGEVHALWRLNAAELLCSCGQRVPDCSFWSEAMEHAKIGPDDLARLAVLENSVVRNKYLLKLRYDLSRIRNDDRLAEFIELQKRLFEGARMASGADIVLDSSKAGPRAYVLAAGLDPIFLHAYRGAEDVISSWRRPKFEPSTGSPMKKPPIREAALDWVKVEQAAHALSRVAMLRRIDYHAFSSAPRATLHAALDEVLPGLVDSLDWQGEARVRPAATYHSVLGNPDRFNRDDIEIRPQHASDRSRFGTGERFLIRSVGKGLEAIWR, encoded by the coding sequence GTGAGCAATCTCATTTACATCATCGGTTCCGGCCGTAGCGGTTCCACCGTCATTGAGCGGGTTCTGAACTCCGCGCCAAGAGTCTGCGGGGTCGGCGAGGTTCACGCGCTCTGGCGTCTTAATGCTGCAGAGCTATTGTGTTCCTGCGGGCAACGGGTGCCAGACTGCTCCTTCTGGAGCGAGGCAATGGAACATGCAAAGATCGGCCCCGACGATCTAGCACGCCTAGCCGTTCTCGAGAACAGCGTCGTGCGCAACAAATACCTGCTAAAGCTGCGCTACGATCTTTCGCGCATCCGCAACGACGACCGATTGGCCGAGTTTATCGAGCTGCAGAAGCGGCTCTTTGAGGGCGCGCGGATGGCTTCCGGGGCCGACATCGTGCTCGACAGCTCCAAAGCCGGGCCTCGCGCTTACGTGCTAGCTGCTGGCCTCGACCCGATCTTTTTACACGCCTATCGCGGTGCAGAAGACGTGATTTCCTCATGGCGGCGGCCGAAATTCGAACCCTCTACCGGCAGTCCGATGAAGAAACCGCCTATCCGCGAGGCGGCTTTGGATTGGGTCAAGGTCGAACAGGCGGCTCATGCCCTGTCGCGCGTCGCGATGCTGCGGCGGATAGACTATCACGCGTTCTCTTCGGCACCTCGCGCGACCCTGCACGCCGCGCTGGATGAAGTTCTTCCGGGGCTTGTCGACAGTCTCGACTGGCAAGGCGAGGCGCGAGTGCGGCCTGCGGCGACCTATCATTCGGTGCTGGGAAACCCGGATCGGTTCAACCGCGATGACATCGAGATACGCCCTCAACATGCGTCTGACCGATCGCGCTTTGGTACCGGAGAGCGCTTTCTGATCCGCTCTGTCGGCAAGGGCCTCGAAGCGATCTGGCGCTAG
- a CDS encoding 3-carboxy-cis,cis-muconate cycloisomerase produces MSASVFDHPWLGGLFADPEMAAIWSADRQMAHMLAFEAAWSRALGACGRADAALAEAAAAKIAAAKIDLSDIRAGMARDGVPVPRLVAQLKEIVGCDLAVAVHKGATSQDVVDSALALTLKESSALLAERLATLEAALIELDARRGTTPLMGRTRMQAATEITVSDRLRPWHQPLAAHLDRLAQLAPRVERVQIGGASGDRKALGTDAQAVVDHVAAALDLASADSAWHAMRGGVAEYAGLLSLITGSLGKIGQDICLMAQQGLDEIKLSGGGGSSAMPHKQNPVSAELLVTLARFNAVQLSGMHQAMIHEQERSGAAWALEWMILPQMAQATASALATATALVSKIDRIGMPEAK; encoded by the coding sequence ATGAGCGCGAGCGTTTTCGATCACCCTTGGCTGGGCGGGCTCTTTGCCGACCCCGAGATGGCGGCGATCTGGTCTGCGGACCGGCAGATGGCGCATATGCTGGCCTTCGAGGCGGCGTGGAGCCGGGCGCTTGGCGCCTGCGGGCGGGCCGATGCGGCGCTGGCCGAGGCGGCGGCGGCAAAGATCGCGGCGGCGAAGATCGATCTGTCTGACATCCGCGCGGGCATGGCGCGCGACGGCGTGCCGGTGCCGCGGCTGGTGGCGCAGCTGAAGGAGATCGTCGGCTGCGATCTGGCGGTGGCGGTGCACAAGGGGGCGACCTCGCAGGATGTGGTGGACAGCGCGCTGGCGCTGACCCTCAAGGAGAGCAGCGCGCTGCTGGCAGAGCGGTTGGCCACGCTGGAAGCGGCGCTGATCGAGCTTGACGCGCGCCGCGGCACGACGCCGCTGATGGGGCGCACGCGGATGCAGGCGGCGACCGAGATCACCGTCTCGGATCGGCTGCGCCCCTGGCATCAGCCGCTTGCGGCGCATCTGGACCGGCTGGCGCAGCTGGCGCCGCGGGTCGAGCGGGTGCAGATCGGCGGTGCCTCGGGCGACCGCAAGGCGCTTGGCACCGACGCGCAGGCGGTGGTGGATCACGTCGCCGCAGCGCTCGATCTGGCCAGCGCGGACAGCGCGTGGCACGCGATGCGCGGCGGCGTTGCGGAATATGCCGGGCTTCTGTCGCTGATCACCGGAAGCTTGGGCAAGATCGGGCAGGACATCTGCCTGATGGCGCAGCAGGGGCTGGACGAGATCAAACTCTCGGGCGGCGGCGGCTCTTCCGCGATGCCGCACAAGCAGAACCCGGTGAGCGCCGAACTGCTGGTGACGCTGGCGCGGTTCAACGCGGTGCAGCTGTCGGGGATGCATCAGGCGATGATCCACGAACAGGAACGCTCGGGCGCGGCTTGGGCGCTGGAGTGGATGATCCTGCCGCAGATGGCGCAGGCCACCGCTTCCGCACTGGCCACGGCGACCGCGTTGGTGAGCAAGATCGACCGCATTGGGATGCCCGAGGCAAAGTGA